GCGTTATCGTTGACGTTTTTCGCGAGCAAGCTCGCTCCTACAGGAGGCGATGTAGGCTTAACTGACTGGCATCAGGGCAAGCCCCCTCCCACATTCGTCCTGCGGTGTTGCCACTGAATCGCTCCACCCATCCGCTAAATTGTTTCAAAACTTGACGCAATCCGATCCTTCCACCATATTGATAGTTAGCAAACTAACTGTATGCGAACTATCCAGTGCCTCAATCCCTCGAACACCTCCAGATGAACCTCAGCAGCAGCATGGTGGTGGGCGCCCGTAACTGGCGCAAAATCTGCCAGAGCACGTTGGTGAGCTATGGCATCTCCGAAGCCTGCGCTGTGCCGTTGTTGATGATCGGTCGCCTGGGCGACGGAGTGCATCAGGTCAAAGTAGCCCAGGCCTCCGGGATGGAAAGTCCTTCGCTGGTGCGCCTGCTCGACCGGCTGTGCCATGACGGCTATGTGTGCCGTAGCGAAGACATTCACGACCGCCGCGCCAAGGCCCTGAGCCTCACCGAGCGTGGTCGCGAGTTGGTGCAGGCGGTGGAGGTGCAACTGGTGCGCCTGCGCCGCGAAGTGCTGGCGGACATTGCGACCGCCGACATGGAAGCGGCACTGCGTGTACTGCGGGCCTTTGAGGCGGCGACGCTTTGAACGGATTTTTTACCGGTTTTCCGCCCGCCCGTGACTGGTTCTATGGGGTTCGTACCTTCGCCGCGTCGATGATCGCGTTGTACATCGCCATGTTGATGCAAATGCCGCGTCCGTATTGGGCGATGGCCACGGTGTATATCGTCTCCAGTCCGTTTGTCGGCCCTACCAGTTCCAAGGCCCTGTACCGCGCCATCGGCACCTTGATGGGGGCGGCGGCGGCGGTGTTTTTTGTGCCGATGTTCGTGCAGTCGCCGTACATCCTGGTGGTGGTGATCGCACTGTGGACGGGCACCTTGCTGTTCCTCTCCATGCACCTGCGCACTGCCAACAACTATGCCTTGATGCTGGCCGGCTACACCTTGCCGCTGATCGCCCTGCCGGTGGTGGATAACCCGCTGGCGGTGTGGGATGTGGCCGAGGCGCGGACCGAGGAAATCTTCCTCGGCATTGCGGTCGCGGCGGTGGTGGGCGCGATGTTTTGGCCGCGGCGGCTGATGCCGGTGTTCGATGGCGCGGTGGCCAAGTGGTTCAGCGACGCCCAGGTCTACAGCCAGCGCTTTCTTTCCCGCAATGTGCAGCCGGAGGAAGTCAGCGCCCTGCGCGGCGGCATGGTCGCCACCTTCAATACCCTTGAATTGATGATCGGCCAGTTGCCCCACGAAGGCGCGCGGCCGCAGACGGTGCGCAATACCAAGGAATTGCGCGGGCGCATGATCCACCTGCTGCCGTTGGTGGAGGAACTCGACGATGCGCTGTATGCCGTCGAACAGCGTGCGCCGCAGTTTCTCGAGCAGTTGACGCCGCTGCTGGAAGCCACCCGGCAGTGGCTGGAAAACACCACCGAAAGCGCACCGCTGGAACGCTGGCGCGCCCTGCGTGAACAGGTCGACGCCCTGCAACCCCAAGGCGAAGCGCTGGACGAGCGCCACACACTGCTGTTCTCCAACGCCCTCTACCGCCTGGGCGAGTGGATCGACCTGTGGCAGGACTGCCGAAGCCTGCAAGCCGCCATCCAGTGCGAAAGCCAGGACACCTGGCGCGCCGTGTACCGTCACTGGCGCCTGGGCCGGCTCACGCCGTTCCTCGACCATGGCCTGATGCTTTATTCGGCGTTTTCCACCGTCACCGCGATCATCGTCGCGTCGGTGCTGTGGATCCTGCTGGGCTGGACCGATGGCGGCAGCGCGGTGATCCTGGCAGCCGTGGCCTGCAGTTTTTTCGCTTCTATGGACGACCCGGCGCCGCAGATCTATCGGTTCTTTTTCTGGACCGCCATGTCGGTGCTGTTCGCCAGCCTCTACCTGTTCCTGGTACTGCCCAACCTGCACGATTTCCCGATGCTGGTACTGGCGTTCGCGGTGCCGTTCATCTGCATCGGCACGCTGACCGTGCAGCCGCGTTTTTACCTGGGCATGCTGCTGACGCTGGTGAACACCTCGTCGTTCATCAGCATCCAGGGCGCCTACGACGCGGACTTCCTCAACTTCGCCAACGTCAACCTGGCCGGGCCCGTGGGCCTGTTGTTCGCCTTTGTGTGGACGTTGATCGCACGGCCCTTCGGCGCCGAACTGGCGGCCAAGCGCCTGACCCGTTTCAGCTGGCGCGACATCGTCGGCCTGACCGAGCCCGCCACCCTGAACGAACACCGCTACCTGGCCGTGCAAATGCTTGACCGCCTGATGCAGCACCTGCCACGCCTGGCGATGATCGGCCAGGACACCGGCATCGCCCTGCGCGACCTGCGCGTGGCGCTCAACCTGCTCGACCTGCTGGCCTATTCGCCGCGCATCCTCGGCGTGCCGCGGGTGCTGCTCAACCAGGTGGTGGAAGGTGTGGGCGGTTACTTCAAGGCCTGCCTCAAGGCGGGTGAACGCTTGCCCGCGCCCAGCGGTCTGCTGATGACCCTCGACCGCACGCGTCGCGCCCTCAACAGCCAGGGCCTGCAAGACGAAGACGATACCCGCCTGCACCTGCTGCACGCGCTGGCCGGCCTGCGCCTGGCGTTGTTGCCGGGAGTGGAATTCATTGGCGGCACGGAGATGGAAGCGCCGCTACCCGATGGAGCGCCTTTATGATCGGTGATCTGGATATCAGCGGGGTGTTCCTGCCCACGCTGCTGGTGCTGATGGGCATTACGTACGTGTTGTTCCTGGTGGTGCACGGGCTGTTGACCCGCGTCCACTTCTATCGCCTGGTCTGGCACCGGGCATTGTTCAATGTGGGGCTCTACGCGCTGTTGCTGGGCGCGGTGGACTCACTCAGTCGATACCTGATGACATGAAAAAACCTTTTTTGACCATCGGCCGTGTAGTCCTGACGTTGTTGATCGTGAGCTTCGCGGTCGTCGTTGTGTGGCGCATGGTCATGTACTACATGTTTGCGCCCTGGACCCGTGACGGTCACATCCGTGCCGACATCGTGCAGATCGCGCCGGACGTGTCCGGGCTGATCCAGCGCGTCGATGTGCACGACAACCAGCTGGTGACCAAGGGCCAGGTACTGTTTGCCGTCGACCAGGACCGCTTCAAGCTGGCCCTGCGCCAAGCCCAGGCCGCCGTGGCCGACCGCCAGGAAACCCTGGCCCAGGCAAGCCGCGAGTACAAGCGTAACCGTGGCCTCGGCAACCTGGTGCCCAGCGAGCAACTGGAAGAAAGCCAGTCCCGCGTTGCCCGCGCCCAATCGGCCCTGGCCGAAGCGCAAGTGACGGTGGACTCGGCCCAACTCAACCTCGACCGCTCGGTGATCCGCAGCCCGGTGGACGGCTACGTCAACGACCGTGCACCGCGTACCCAGGAGTTCGTCACCGCCGGGCGGCCGGTGCTGTCGGTGG
This genomic window from Pseudomonas marginalis contains:
- a CDS encoding FUSC family protein, coding for MNGFFTGFPPARDWFYGVRTFAASMIALYIAMLMQMPRPYWAMATVYIVSSPFVGPTSSKALYRAIGTLMGAAAAVFFVPMFVQSPYILVVVIALWTGTLLFLSMHLRTANNYALMLAGYTLPLIALPVVDNPLAVWDVAEARTEEIFLGIAVAAVVGAMFWPRRLMPVFDGAVAKWFSDAQVYSQRFLSRNVQPEEVSALRGGMVATFNTLELMIGQLPHEGARPQTVRNTKELRGRMIHLLPLVEELDDALYAVEQRAPQFLEQLTPLLEATRQWLENTTESAPLERWRALREQVDALQPQGEALDERHTLLFSNALYRLGEWIDLWQDCRSLQAAIQCESQDTWRAVYRHWRLGRLTPFLDHGLMLYSAFSTVTAIIVASVLWILLGWTDGGSAVILAAVACSFFASMDDPAPQIYRFFFWTAMSVLFASLYLFLVLPNLHDFPMLVLAFAVPFICIGTLTVQPRFYLGMLLTLVNTSSFISIQGAYDADFLNFANVNLAGPVGLLFAFVWTLIARPFGAELAAKRLTRFSWRDIVGLTEPATLNEHRYLAVQMLDRLMQHLPRLAMIGQDTGIALRDLRVALNLLDLLAYSPRILGVPRVLLNQVVEGVGGYFKACLKAGERLPAPSGLLMTLDRTRRALNSQGLQDEDDTRLHLLHALAGLRLALLPGVEFIGGTEMEAPLPDGAPL
- a CDS encoding MarR family winged helix-turn-helix transcriptional regulator → MNLSSSMVVGARNWRKICQSTLVSYGISEACAVPLLMIGRLGDGVHQVKVAQASGMESPSLVRLLDRLCHDGYVCRSEDIHDRRAKALSLTERGRELVQAVEVQLVRLRREVLADIATADMEAALRVLRAFEAATL
- a CDS encoding DUF1656 domain-containing protein → MIGDLDISGVFLPTLLVLMGITYVLFLVVHGLLTRVHFYRLVWHRALFNVGLYALLLGAVDSLSRYLMT
- a CDS encoding efflux RND transporter periplasmic adaptor subunit — translated: MKKPFLTIGRVVLTLLIVSFAVVVVWRMVMYYMFAPWTRDGHIRADIVQIAPDVSGLIQRVDVHDNQLVTKGQVLFAVDQDRFKLALRQAQAAVADRQETLAQASREYKRNRGLGNLVPSEQLEESQSRVARAQSALAEAQVTVDSAQLNLDRSVIRSPVDGYVNDRAPRTQEFVTAGRPVLSVVDSNSFHIDGYFEETKLDGIHVGMGVDIRVIGDNARLHGHVQSIVAGIEDRDRSSGSNLLPNVNPAFSWVRLAQRIPVRIAFDDVPADFRMIAGRTATVSIIGDKPNDGAKP